The following proteins are encoded in a genomic region of Oryctolagus cuniculus chromosome 6, mOryCun1.1, whole genome shotgun sequence:
- the LOC127489554 gene encoding olfactory receptor 2T33-like, translating into MEKRNATSDFILLGFFNHTRLHRFLFTVVLAVATASVVGNALMLLLIARDRRLHTPMYFLLSQLSLMDVMLVSTTVPKMAADYLTGRKSISRTGCGSQIFFFLTLAGGESFLLAAMSYDRYVAICHPLRYLVLMSWRLCLQVTVGSWILGAADGLLQAAVTLSFPFCRSREINHFFCEAPELMRLACARSSVFEYAMYICCVLMLLVPFSLILISYSLILAAVLHMRSTEACKKALATCSSHLTVVGLFYGAAMFVYMRPRSSRSASHDKAVSAFYTIFTPMLNPLIYSLRNSEVKGALERWFAISVTPKCQHT; encoded by the coding sequence ATGGAGAAGAGAAACGCCACCTCAGACTTCATTCTCCTGGGGTTCTTCAACCACACAAGACTCCACCGCTTTCTCTTCACAGTGGTGCTGGCAGTAGCCACTGCCTCCGTGGTGGGCAATGCACTCATGCTGCTCCTGATTGCCCGGGACCGCCGGCTCCACACGCCCATGTACTTCCTCCTGAGCCAGCTCTCCCTCATGGACGTCATGCTGGTTTCCACCACGGTGCCCAAAATGGCTGCCGACTACTTGACCGGAAGGAAGTCCATCTCCCGCACGGGGTGTGGGTCGCAGATTTTCTTCTTCCTGACCCTGGCCGGCGGGGAGAGCTTCCTCCTGGCGGCCATGTCCTACGACCGCTATGTGGCAATTTGCCACCCACTGCGCTACCTGGTTCTCATGAGCTGGCGCTTATGTCTGCAAGTGACTGTGGGGTCGTGGATCCTGGGGGCTGCTGACGGCCTCCTGCAGGCTGCCGTCACCCTGAGCTTCCCGTTTTGCAGGTCACGTGAGATCAACCACTTCTTCTGCGAGGCTCCCGAACTGATGCGCCTGGCCTGTGCCCGCTCGTCTGTCTTTGAGTATGCCATGTACATCTGCTGCGTGTTGATGCTCCTGGTCCCCTTCTCCCTCATCCTGATCTCCTACAGCCTCATCCTGGCTGCTGTTCTCCACATGCGCTCCACAGAAGCCTGCAAGAAGGCCTTGGCCACCTGCTCTTCCCACCTGACTGTGGTGGGCCTCTTCTATGGAGCCGCCATGTTTGTCTACATGAGACCCAGGTCCTCCAGGTCAGCCAGCCATGACAAGGCTGTGTCGGCCTTCTACACCATCTTCACACCCATGCTGAACCCcctcatctacagcctgaggaacagcGAGGTCAAGGGCGCCCTGGAGAGATGGTTTGCGATATCCGTAACTCCAAAATGCCAGCACACTTAG